A window of Drosophila subobscura isolate 14011-0131.10 chromosome E, UCBerk_Dsub_1.0, whole genome shotgun sequence contains these coding sequences:
- the LOC117889916 gene encoding uncharacterized protein LOC117889916: MASTESLDGSVCDYENEDGVVAAVPQVGHLTTEPQQLQCPACRQWQTTRVEREAVTCLQRVACSVNVLLCCNPIRWEGRHDVNHYCGACGCFIGRHISLSWYKRTLFRLQRGEVEDNGRWQRFRKVEKEQLDEKKLGKQRQALDRQANK; this comes from the exons ATGGCCAGCACCGAGAGCCTGGACGGCAGTGTCTGCGACTACGAGAACGAGGACGGCGTCGTCGCGGCCGTGCCACAGGTGGGTCACCTGACCACGGaaccgcagcagctgcagtgccCCGCCTGCCGCCAGTGGCAGACGACGCGCGTGGAGCGCGAGGCCGTCACCTGCCTGCAGAGAGTCGCCTGCAGCGTGAACGTTCTGCTGTGCTG CAATCCCATTCGCTGGGAGGGACGGCACGATGTCAACCACTATTGCGGCGCCTGTGGATGCTTCATTGGGCGTCACATTTCCCTGAGCTGGTACAAGCGCACTCTCTTCCGTCTGCAGAGAGGCGAAGTGGAGGACAACGGACGTTGGCAGCGCTTCCGCAAGGTGGAGAAGGAGCAACTGGACGAAAAGAAACTGGGAAAGCAGCGTCAGGCCCTGGACCGTCAAGCGAACaaatga
- the LOC117889919 gene encoding uncharacterized protein LOC117889919, with amino-acid sequence MPSEPSKELEEVEVEVDLEADNNSAATTATLEGNAGKPQVRFFSIGPSSYQVRCPLCQQDSKTETVEMTGALGQLSCLLSALSCCFPIFALTFVYSCLQSRLKTKRVFCSRCGGHLGFHWRPT; translated from the exons ATGCCGAGCGAGCCGAGTAAGGAATTGGaagaggtggaggtggaggtggatcTGGAGGCGGACAACAATTCGGCGGCCACCACGGCCACGCTGGAGGGAAATGCTGGCAAGCCGCAGGTGCGATTCTTCAGCATCGGCCCCAGCAGCTACCAGGTGCGCTGTCCGCTCTGCCAGCAGGATTCCAAGACGGAGACGGTGGAGATGACTGGAGCACTGGGCCAGCTCAGCTGTTTGCTCTCCGCCCTGTCCTG CTGCTTTCCGATCTTCGCCCTGACCTTTGTGTACTCCTGCCTGCAGAGTCGCCTCAAGACCAAACGGGTCTTCTGCAGCAGGTGCGGCGGACACTTGGGCTTCCACTGGCGTCCCACTTAG
- the LOC117889913 gene encoding uncharacterized protein LOC117889913, translating to MSRQLKFNVQAEDHPSQWEEEYHSDLVEINLNASCGQAKQQSAQALDKLLLAASTPPHRGYPYGYADIDPGTDIYFCKKSNSTGQLAEKVSPPPPAATNISCLRQMYCPKCHERLHEQGVRLERLLTICCFALLPIYPCCMRRSNDDCKVICGKCGYLLGAWKRQ from the exons ATGAGCCGGCAACTGAAGTTCAATGTGCAGGCCGAGGATCATCCGTCGCagtgggaggaggagtacCACTCGGATCTGGTGGAGATCAATCTGAATGCCAGCTGCGGCCAGGCCAAGCAGCAGTCGGCCCAGGCACTGGACAAGCTGCTCCTGGCGGCCAGCACGCCTCCACATCGTGGCTATCCCTATGGCTATGCGGACATTGATCCCGGCACGGATATTTACTTCTGCAAGAAGTCCAACTCCACGGGCCAGCTGGCCGAGAAGGTAtcaccgccaccgccggcGGCCACCAACATAAGCTGTCTGCGGCAGATGTACTGTCCCAAGTGCCACGAGCGGTTGCACGAGCAGGGCGTGCGCCTCGAGCGGCTGCTGACCATATG ctgctttgCCCTGCTGCCCATCTATCCCTGCTGCATGCGACGCTCCAACGACGACTGCAAGGTCATCTGTGGCAAGTGCGGCTATCTCTTGGGTGCCTGGAAGCGGCAATGA
- the LOC117889920 gene encoding lipopolysaccharide-induced tumor necrosis factor-alpha factor homolog, translating into MDSKQPPPYSEQSGFTPAQTYQPGGPTQPPLYPPMPQPPQQSTVIIQTTTTSNLVPIGSGPTRIRCPSCHAEVLTTVKSTPSGRTHCWAMILCLFICWPCVCLPYCMDSCQNANHYCPNCSAYIGTYEN; encoded by the exons atGGACAGCAAGCAGCCTCCACCGTACAGCGAGCAGAGCGGATTCACGCCGGCGCAGACCTACCAGCCAGGTGGACCCACACAGCCGCCACTGTACCCacccatgccacagccaccgcagcAGTCCACGGTGATTAtacagacgacgacgacctcGAATCTGGTGCCAATCGGCAGTGGGCCCACCCGCATACGCTGCCCCTCCTGCCACGCCGAGGTGCTGACCACCGTGAAGAGCACCCCCTCGGGCCGCACCCACTGCTGGGCGATGATCCTGTGCCTGTTCAT ctgctggccctgcGTGTGCCTGCCCTACTGCATGGACTCCTGTCAGAATGCCAACCACTATTGCCCCAACTGCAGCGCGTACATTGGCACCTATGAGAATTAA
- the LOC117889924 gene encoding lipopolysaccharide-induced tumor necrosis factor-alpha factor homolog has product MNMNSTPQVVVTAAVFEPAGSLPPGTVVATQQPIASRNPIDGSLKVGWQPMQVRCPSCHGEVQTSLITASTKTTHLCALILYICCLWPCVVLPYCFNYCKNVRHYCPNCGNYIGTYSI; this is encoded by the exons ATGAACATGAACAGCACCCCGCAGGTGGTGGTAACCGCCGCAGTCTTTGAGCCTGCCGGCTCCCTGCCACCCGGCACAGTGGTGGCCACTCAGCAACCAATTGCTAGCCGAAATCCGATTGATGGCTCGCTGAAAGTTGGCTGGCAGCCGATGCAGGTTCGCTGCCCCTCCTGCCATGGTGAGGTGCAGACCAGCCTGATTACCGCCTCCACAAAGACCACCCATCTGTGCGCGCTGATACTATACATTTGCTG CCTCTGGCCTTGCGTCGTCCTGCCCTACTGCTTCAACTACTGCAAGAATGTCCGGCATTACTGCCCCAATTGTGGCAACTACATAGGAACCTATTCGATCTGA
- the LOC117889921 gene encoding lipopolysaccharide-induced tumor necrosis factor-alpha factor homolog, protein MADYSKLGSPPAYMDEATAPPHTEMNQYAPQPMYPPLQMPQPQVAPPPQVVHHTTTVVVEAPGQGMVCPKCNARIRVRTDYHPTGKTYCLAGLLCLFLCWPCVCVPCCCNCCYKTSQFCPNCNACLGSF, encoded by the exons ATGGCAGACTACAGCAAGCTGGGATCGCCACCGGCGTACATGGACGAGGCAACGGCTCCACCGCATACCGAAATGAATCAGTATGCACCACAGCCAATGTATCCGCCGCTGCagatgccacagccacaggtgGCACCGCCTCCGCAGGTGGTGCACCACACCACCACTGTTGTAGTTGAGGCCCCGGGTCAGGGCATGGTGTGCCCCAAGTGCAATGCACGTATCCGTGTGCGCACCGACTACCATCCCACGGGCAAAACCTATTGCCTGGCAGGgctgctctgcctcttcct CTGCTGGCCCTGCGTCTGCGTTCCctgttgctgcaactgctgctacAAGACCAGCCAGTTCTGCCCCAACTGCAACGCCTGCCTGGGCTCATTCTAA
- the LOC117889927 gene encoding lipopolysaccharide-induced tumor necrosis factor-alpha factor homolog: protein MSSPVGPEPSSLICPSCQQNVTTRTEPKASTKTHLIALIMCLTCLFPCACCLYCTECARNTAHYCPSCNAYIGSYER from the exons ATGTCCTCACCCGTCGGCCCGGAGCCCAGCAGCCTGATCTGCCCCAGCTGCCAGCAGAACGTGACCACACGCACCGAGCCGAAGGCCTCGACCAAGACGCATCTGATAGCGCTGATCATGTGTCTGACCTG TCTCTTTCcctgcgcctgctgcctgtACTGCACTGAGTGTGCCCGCAACACGGCACACTACTGCCCCTCCTGCAACGCCTACATTGGATCCTACGAACGTTAA
- the LOC117889926 gene encoding lipopolysaccharide-induced tumor necrosis factor-alpha factor homolog → MDDKHSTAPPEYDQTFSRALPQQVVVQQPAPVIMQAPNVLGDRPSMATCPSCGVRRNTAVTFEPSTKTHLLAVGICLLGGICCFCIPYCNDSCQTAKHTCSSCGAYVGSYKN, encoded by the exons atgGACGATAAGCACTCCACAGCGCCACCGGAATACGACCAAACTTTTAGCCGTGCACTTCCCCAGCAGGTGGTTGTGCAGCAACCAGCTCCTGTCATAATGCAGG CGCCCAATGTGCTGGGCGATAGGCCGTCCATGGCCACATGCCCGAGCTGTGGTGTCCGCAGGAACACGGCCGTCACCTTTGAGCCCAGCACCAAGACGCATCTGCTGGCGGTCGGCATTTGCCTGTTGGG GGGcatctgctgcttctgcattcCGTACTGCAACGACTCCTGCCAGACGGCCAAGcacacttgcagcagctgcggtgCCTACGTGGGCTCCTACAAGAATTAG
- the LOC117889923 gene encoding uncharacterized protein LOC117889923 codes for MFARRRPAGKMRSQEVYKSLTQPPEAPTGPSSGSGPPPEPAPEEGCADDSCPHCDAAPMVGQGHTSRSWWHKLRSTLARPLCCFRFRYKSVYKCRSCGWRSSSSRSPKRCSYECKTTAGIES; via the exons ATGTTTGCTCGGAGAAGACCTGCAGGCAAAATGCGCTCTCAAGAAGTCTACAAGAGTCTCACACAGCCGCCGGAAGCTCCGACGGGTCCAAGTTCGGGTTCGGGTCCACCGCCAGAGCCTGCACCGGAAGAGGGCTGCGCCGACGACAGCTGCCCGCACTGTGATGCAGCCCCCATGGTGGGCCAGGGCCACACGAGTCGAAGTTGGTGGCATAAACTGCGTTCGACACTAGC GCGTCCCCTCTgctgctttcgctttcgctacAAATCGGTATACAAGTGCCGGTCGTGCGGCTGGCGTAGCTCCTCATCCAGATCCCCCAAAAGGTGCAGCTATGAATGCAAAACGACTGCAGGAATCGAGTCGTAA
- the LOC117889925 gene encoding uncharacterized protein LOC117889925 encodes MPFKLLPQYGPASLVALFVDWRENLKKEIRANVLAARMGKYRIHHKYHRIPIECCPRCKSTAVRLEIRTSRSQWKKLKKNLVELCFCRPYIPAGMYKQGHICRSCGWMDVIKIC; translated from the exons ATGCCGTTCAAATTGCTGCCCCAGTACGGCCCGGCGTCACTTGTTGCGTTGTTCGTGGACTGGCGTGAGAATCTGAAGAAGGAGATACGAGCCAATGTGCTGGCCGCCAGGATGGGCAAGTACCGGATCCACCACAAGTACCATCGCATTCCCATCGAGTGCTGTCCGCGGTGCAAGTCGACGGCTGTTAGGTTGGAAATTCGCACCAGTCGCTCGCAGTGGAAGAAACTAAAGAAGAATTTGGT CGAATTGTGCTTCTGTCGGCCTTACATTCCAGCGGGCATGTACAAGCAGGGACACATTTGCCGATCCTGTGGCTGGATGGATGTCATAAAGATATGCTAA
- the LOC117889918 gene encoding lipopolysaccharide-induced tumor necrosis factor-alpha factor homolog isoform X2, with translation MQYNQPQPGAGGYPYPPQPQPPSYEQAVHVTGQAPVRVQVQGAQPPPVVIIQHQAALPVGPDASFITCPHCHVQKLTRVEYAPSVRTHCMAALLCLIGLWCFACLPYCATSCMNANHFCGNCNKFVGVYNSD, from the exons ATGCAGTACAATCA GCCACAGCCTGGAGCAGGTGGCTATCCGTACccgccgcagccacagccaccgagCTACGAGCAGGCCGTACATGTCACGGGACAAGCGCCCGTTCGAGTTCAGGTTCAGGGCGCACAGCCGCCGCCCGTGGTGATCATTCAGC ATCAAGCTGCTCTGCCGGTGGGTCCCGATGCCAGCTTCATCACCTGTCCCCACTGCCATGTCCAGAAGCTGACCCGAGTCGAATATGCGCCCAGTGTGCGCACCCACTGCATGGCCGCCCTGCTCTGCCTCATTGG CCTCTGGTGTTTCGCCTGCTTGCCCTACTGCGCCACCAGTTGCATGAATGCGAATCACTTCtgcggcaactgcaacaagtTTGTGGGCGTCTACAACAGCGACtag
- the LOC117889918 gene encoding lipopolysaccharide-induced tumor necrosis factor-alpha factor homolog isoform X1, protein MQYNQPQPGTVGYPYPPQPGAGGYPYPPQPQPPSYEQAVHVTGQAPVRVQVQGAQPPPVVIIQHQAALPVGPDASFITCPHCHVQKLTRVEYAPSVRTHCMAALLCLIGLWCFACLPYCATSCMNANHFCGNCNKFVGVYNSD, encoded by the exons ATGCAGTACAATCAGCCGCAGCCTGGAACCGTTGGCTACCCGTACCCGCCACAGCCTGGAGCAGGTGGCTATCCGTACccgccgcagccacagccaccgagCTACGAGCAGGCCGTACATGTCACGGGACAAGCGCCCGTTCGAGTTCAGGTTCAGGGCGCACAGCCGCCGCCCGTGGTGATCATTCAGC ATCAAGCTGCTCTGCCGGTGGGTCCCGATGCCAGCTTCATCACCTGTCCCCACTGCCATGTCCAGAAGCTGACCCGAGTCGAATATGCGCCCAGTGTGCGCACCCACTGCATGGCCGCCCTGCTCTGCCTCATTGG CCTCTGGTGTTTCGCCTGCTTGCCCTACTGCGCCACCAGTTGCATGAATGCGAATCACTTCtgcggcaactgcaacaagtTTGTGGGCGTCTACAACAGCGACtag
- the LOC117889917 gene encoding lipopolysaccharide-induced tumor necrosis factor-alpha factor homolog, translating into MEPVYPAAPLEMQKGTAGDALAEHQQLLTTPRSPPSYDQATASPALTTGPAATPAPSAAPATVRHTVVVVPGSIYGPEPMDIQCPYCHNYARTRVSYRPNSRTHLIALVLCLFQLYCCVCLPYCIASCMNTTHYCGMCDHYLGSYQRK; encoded by the exons ATGGAACCCGTCTATCCCGCCGCACCACTGGAGATGCAGAAGGGCACAGCAGGAGATGCGCTGGccgagcaccagcagctgctgacAACACCACGATCACCGCCCAGCTACGATCAGGCCACAGCCTCGCCGGCGCTCACCACGGGCCCAGCAGCGACTCCGGCTCCAagtgcagctccagctacagtcCGGCACACAGTGGTGGTAGTGCCGGGATCCATCTACGGACCGGAGCCCATGGACATACAGTGTCCGTATTGCCACAACTATGCGCGCACCCGCGTCTCCTATCGGCCCAACTCGCGCACACATCTGATAGCCCTGGTGCTGTGTTTGTTCCA ATTGTActgctgtgtgtgcctgccttACTGCATTGCCAGTTGCATGAACACCACTCACTACTGTGGCATGTGCGACCACTACCTGGGCAGCTACCAGCGTAAATGA
- the LOC117889912 gene encoding lipopolysaccharide-induced tumor necrosis factor-alpha factor homolog has translation MDQKRAMLYPQVDFNTPSAPSPTPARPTRESFDPEHVPVEAPPSYDVAIGRPTSTVSVPAIAAITPQQPQPPQVVYEYEQPAAQPAAATVVQMETLNLGPNPCRVLCPACGAQKTTRMTHTANSRTHLGAGLLCLVGWCCFACFVPYCMNSCRTGNHYCRKCNTFLGAYSPSGGLK, from the exons aTGGATCAGAAGCGGGCCATGCTCTATCCGCAGGTGGATTTCAACACGCCCAGCGCACCATCACCGACGCCAGCGAGGCCAACAAGGGAATCGTTTGATCCGGAGCATGTGCCCGTGGAGGCACCGCCATCGTACGATGTGGCAATAGGCAGACCAACCAGCACAGTGAGTGTTCCAGCAATTGCAGCAATCACGccacaacagccgcagccgccgcaagTGGTCTACGAGTATGAGCAACCAGCagcgcagccagcagcagccacagttgTCCAAATGG AAACTCTGAACTTGGGTCCAAATCCCTGTCGCGTACTCTGCCCGGCCTGTGGTGCACAGAAGACAACACGCATGACGCACACCGCCAATTCGCGCACACATTTGGGAGCGGGACTGCTGTGCCTGGTGGG TTGGTGCTGTTTTGCCTGCTTCGTGCCCTACTGCATGAACAGTTGCCGCACTGGCAACCACTACTGTCGCAAGTGCAACACGTTCCTCGGCGCATACAGTCCCAGCGGTGGACTGAAGTGA
- the LOC117889914 gene encoding YY1-associated factor 2, with protein MDKKSSPVRRQKRQAKVIEDNFWDCSVCTYRNSAEAFKCRMCDVRKGTSTRKPRLNSALVAQQAATLPGASGNMPNGKSASSSRHGSGHDRQRHKRYPARLKNVDRSTAQTREVTVNSVTVFITEYKAKPVSSRRESSEQSFSESNDSRS; from the exons ATGGACAAGAAATCATCGCCCGTGCGACGACAAAAGCGCCAAGCGAAAGTGATTGAAGACAACTTTTGGGACTGCAGCGTCTGCACGTACAGGAACTCGGCCGAGGCGTTCAAGTGCCGCATGTGTGACGTGAGGAAAG GTACCTCTACACGAAAGCCTCGCCTCAACTCGGCGCTAGTCGcacagcaggcagccacactGCCCGGAGCCAGCGGCAACATGCCCAACGGCAAATCCGCCTCCAGTTCACGGCACGGAAGTGGACACGACAGGCAAAGGCATAAACGATACCCGGCCCGCTTGAAGAACGTTGATCGCTCGACGGCGCAGACGCGCGAGGTGACCGTCAATTCGGTCACCGTCTTCATCACAGAGTACAAGGCGAAGCCGGTGAGCAGCCGGCGTGAGTCCAGCGAGCAGAGCTTCAGCGAGAGCAACGACAGCCGGAGTTAA